The DNA segment TCTAAATCATTGCCCAATGCGCGTTTACCTAACGCGATGTGTGTTTCTTGAATAGCGTCTGCATAACGCATCCAAAAATTTAATCGCCGTTCATCACCGACTTTATCCTGAAGCAGCAAACGGAAGAAATCCTGAATATCCTCGCGGCTCAACCAGCGTAGCATCATCTGGCGTACGTCACCCTCGACATGGCCCCACCTAATATTACGCCCGAGGTTGGGACTGCCCCAGGTTTCCAGAGCTATCCGTTGCAAACTTGGATGGGCTGTATTTTGGAATTGGCTGTCATAATAACGCTTCAACAAAGTCGCAAGCACGTCGGGTACTCGACGCGGATCTTCCATCCGATTCAGGAACCCATCCAGCAGCTTGTGAAAAGTTTCATCGTTCAGGCTGATCAAGGCTTGTGCCTGAGCGCGTAACAGATCCATCCAGAACCAACTCTGCTCTGGGATGCGCAGACGCTCCCGAAGCGAATCAACTTCGGTAAGGTTTCCATTCAACGCGGCAGTGGCGTAGCGTCCACAAGGGTCATCGGTCAGCAAATTGCGATGTTCAGCGAGTGATTCCAACCATTTTTTGGGTCTGTGTTTGACGGATTGAGATTGGATATCCGCCAGCGTTCTTCCCAGAAAATTTCTTAACTCATGCCAATTCGTTTGACTGTGGCTATCGATGTTCTCATCAAATTGAAAATAAGCATCAAGCAGGCCATGCCACCAATGCGCGGGCAGGGTTTTGTCGTGGATACGGGATTCGATTTGGCGCAAAACTTGAGGGAAACGATGGGAATC comes from the Gammaproteobacteria bacterium genome and includes:
- a CDS encoding putative EH signature protein (Evidence 3 : Putative function from multiple computational evidences) — protein: MSALEQLQHDLDTFLWDEARRERPRIGRFEKIARLAEQLDQRYGSGQTNLGPPPQQLDRALEILYHEGVARACETRLHYLCHALIRPHGTDQRRLIADSHRFPQVLRQIESRIHDKTLPAHWWHGLLDAYFQFDENIDSHSQTNWHELRNFLGRTLADIQSQSVKHRPKKWLESLAEHRNLLTDDPCGRYATAALNGNLTEVDSLRERLRIPEQSWFWMDLLRAQAQALISLNDETFHKLLDGFLNRMEDPRRVPDVLATLLKRYYDSQFQNTAHPSLQRIALETWGSPNLGRNIRWGHVEGDVRQMMLRWLSREDIQDFFRLLLQDKVGDERRLNFWMRYADAIQETHIALGKRALGNDLDYVEIRKRKSGRVSILDGSSYTNNAFIMNFGKYVVVEFGETGNACYIYATSDFPMPEHSKAQDLREYSSVRKSIPGNKIQINKIKNTLNAKKWLAHNVVGWEEKFEQQLAKLGIYPSIQSNRYARFSR